From the genome of Solanum lycopersicum chromosome 7, SLM_r2.1:
GtatagataaaattttattggGGGCGTCTTCAAATGAGCCTTAAGATTTAAATTTAGTCCGACTTTATTTGGACTCCTGACATTGTTCGAATGCCACTTCTTTTGACATCAGcgtttaaaaaatgtttttgggTGAGTCTCGGGGCGAGCCGTATCAAAAACGCTTCGGGGTGCAAATTGAAGACGTAGTTCCATAAGGCGTAAGTCCTAGAATTTGGGGTGTAAGCCCTGAGCAAAAAACGTAAGTCCTGGGCATAAAATGCAAGTGTCAGACgttttaaatttctttcttctttaaatcatattttttattatggaGTAATGATACTCAAATAGTAATATctatctcaaataaaatcataattattattctttatattATAGGTcgtttataaaaatatcatttgtaaaattattgaaagtttcacttttacttatattcttataaaaaaaatttaaaattaaatatatacagGATCACATTCTATATATCCTTTGAACTTACGTATCTCCACCGATTAAAAAACTTCTTGACATTATATTAGTTGATCGATCACTTGAAAGTGATAGGCTAATTAAGAAGCTATTATTGTCCATCTTCATAAACTATACTGACACTAAATTTGGACATCAAGGAATCGTAGCATGGAAGACATAAAactcatttaattaaataaaatatgtaccaTCGTAAAAACCtaaccatttttttttcatttattatttataataataatatatatgtagcgtagatttttatttttttttatataagaagACAATCTCTATGAATGGACTTTGTGTTCCACTTTTTGGCCTTCTTTATGTCTTTTTAAAACCTTACGTCAACCCATGCGCTAAGTGCTCTCTCcaaacaaatttgaaataactCTCTGCGTAACTATCTATAGATATGAATTCTAATaagtaaaatatcattttaattgttgaaatattgaattgaaattatttatgatgtactaaaatgtcatttataaatatatcatcGAAATTGTTGGAATTAAAAAGTTatcaaatatagaaaaaaataaattcccatttgaaacatatttaaatagaattagaaatttatcaACAATAGAAAAGGAGAAATTACATAATTAGGTGTATTTTACTATcatatatactattattattatttatatttttaaaatattacatatcTTAACACTAATTAGGAGTTCTCTATCATATATTGAGAAAGATATtattagatacatgtatttttgcTACCTGATACACTAAAATAGGGAGAGAGACAAGTgagattttgttatgtatttaaGATACAAATGAATCATACTAGATACATATCTggtgtgattcacatgtatgatgagagaaataaatgaaattttcatttggatactatgtatctaaaacaaatttaattcatatatcgtgaaataaataaatctgAGCGTACTTAAATACATCTAGACgcattcaaataatttaagatgcaatctctcttatatcaatatgataaaaaataattttaaaaataattattagggATAATTTAGTAACCGactttttcctttcaaattgaTTGTCAATTCTCTAAATAAAATGAAtgccaaaaaattaaataaataaagttcaTAAAATACATCTATCAACTCGGTGCTCCTTTATCgaaaacccaaaaaataaaaaggataaaaaactATTCTCTTTGTTTCAATAAAAAAGCAATTCAATTATGAAGATTTGACATTACACCAATCAAACAGTACATTTCTTTCGGTGAACAAACCAATTTCAATTATGGAAATTCATTTTTACcatcccaaaaaaaataaaaataattgcaaCATATTCGAAATAGTAACATGTGAATAGTTCGATTCAtgaataaagttatttttaaataatttattcaccttttgaatataataaaatatcattaaatttttaaatatcaatttcCCGTGAGATAAGCCATATCTTTAATTACAtggatataaatttaattttgaaatatttcatctTATTCATAAACGATTCGATTATAAATATACTATTATTAGTTATTGGAAGACAACTGTTTTATCtgcaaattgaaataaataaaacattcaaCATGAGGATAATCTGGGATCTGTCTGAACCAGATCTCACCTGCTACATTCCTCtttgtaattataattaattctcTGAATAAccgtaatatttaattactaaaccctagcaaaaagaaaaacaatttttagtGTATGCTTCTTTACTAGGAGGAGAATATAATCCAGCTGTACaatatttctttgttttgtaCTTAAAATGATACTCACCTTGTCCCAATTTACGtgttacattttatatattagcGAGTTAAAAACAATGTAGGTTATCGCTTAAATTCATAACATATAATTATCGAACGAAGTTTGAATactatcacataaattaaaatatgcaGAGCGTAGCTACATAGTCTTTAAGGTATTCAATTGGacattttttatcaaaaaattataatgtatatataagttaaataatatacaaagtgattaattaatatattctaaataaacTTAGCACAAGAAGGTGTTGTAGTCTTGCGATTTAAGATACCTCGAACGAGTCGAACATTTAAGCTTTTGTGAATTTAAATTTCGCTAGCAATAGCTTTAaagcctcttttttttttcaattttttcatatatatatatatataatagtttacctttaaaatttttaatacactcattcatacaaaaaattatatttatataaattcctaaatattcttcataaaatttctCACTTCACTACGGAGTATTACTAAATAGGTTGTGTAATATGGGACACATGCATGTTGAAGCTCTAAAATATATACTTAGTTACTTGCTAATAAAGTGTGTGCACTGTAgattcaaaattatataagtaGCTTTAAATAGGAAAAGCATAGGATAtaaggagagaaaaaaaaaaagatgttaagAGTATGATGAGTGCGCCCTGGCAAAAAGTTGCAGCTGGCAACTGACATTATTCACACTATACAAATTCCAAAAACAAATGTAAAGAATAAAAGTAACCAACAACCCCACAACAAGcaactataattttatttttgaaaaacatatgGTACGTAGTAAATTTCTTGTACATATTTTTGAACAAACCTATAaacatatgataaaatatttttgttcaatACTTTCTATTCATATTCGAAAAGGTTTTGTGTGTATGTTTATAAGCTCACGTTACATAAATAAGTAGATTATATAAACTATAAAATATGTCTCCTCCTATGTACAAATCAACATCAATTTGATCGTGGATGTGACATTTAAATGAGTAACTTATTCACATAATGGGTATTTGAgaatatacattttaaaaattttgaattgaaaatatttaggGGATGTTTTATAATATGTTCGAATACTCgatcaaaatttttaatatataatttaatttgaaaatctaATTATTTGCAAATTTAAAAGACTTATATTTCACCATATGTTcctcattttattttccttccTTCCGCTCTTTGTTATTCATGGGCCAACCTTAGGAAAAAGAATGCTTcccaatatatataaaaagtaataaatctTCTAACGCGTTTAGCTTATCGTAATATCTATGATAGTTATTTTAGtattaatatcattttttcAGTAACCTAATTCATTCATTTCACTActaaataataacacaataacTACAAATCCACTTAATTTCACAAATCGGGATATGAAAGGATAGAGTACTACATACCTTACCATTATCTCTAGAAGGTAAATAGTTTATTTCCACAATacactcccccccccccccaccccacaaaaaaaaaaccactCAAGCAAATAAGAAtacttatcaaaataaaaaaacataacatcTAGTGGCAAAAGATTTAAAGGTGTATATGCGATATATCGTCACATCAATAATTAGATACATTTACCTATAcacaataaatcataaataatacTCATAAACTCTACACAAATCGAGTTGTAACCAACCAAATATCGGAATGAGGTAGGAATAAGAACACTCTCACCAcctattatatttatatgcgACGTCTATACCTTCTCCTCAATAGTCCGCTAATACCTTATACCTTACCTCATCACATCTCCTTAATATAAAGATATTtattgtgcggaatttgagataatacgagaaaatataaacgcaaaaaacaagacaacagtttacgtggttcaccaataaattggctacgtccacgggaagagagggagcagttttattatggagaggcaaaaacagaattacagaatagggtttcccatagcgtctatatatagtgctaagctacgccctaacaggcttgggcccaatacaacaacattgtataccgtcgggccgggggcgtctccgcccccccggacccccaggccagggggcgcgtcgcccccctggatcccccgactcgctgaccgggcagcgagacccccgtcctttctgtttgtagcgggtccgattcaaggcattcaacaatattaatcataaaaaatacaatattgccataatacataaatatgtcttaTAATATGGATTTAACGATACGCCAACATATAAACTTCAACCAAACAtataaaattgatcaaataaataCATATGAAATACGTGTGTACTTATAAACCTTTCTTGTACAAATTAAAAGAAGTGAGTGTCTTTTTTCACTACACGCGAATAGAATACTTAGCTTTTacaaaggaaaaagaatttccctttttttaaaagaaaaaaaatctgctAAAGCCAAAATTAATAACAACTGTACACTGCCATAACCCAGCTGTAATATTCCACGTGTCAATTTCTTATTAGTCAAGTACAAGTACTCATCCTTTTCTCAACAGTGACTACACCTACTGTGCTGTTCCCCACCATGGGaccaactttttttaaattccaGCTAAGCCAATTACTGCTAACGGCTATACTCCTTCCGTACGTTATTATCttgtctattttatttttaaagttaaatgataataattttaattagttttttaagatatatatttttgatgatgttaatatgtaaatttttttttgtaatttatagtactttttatataattttattagtatatatttatttattaaaatactaaattaatataatttaatttaactttaaaaattaaccaaattaacttttgaaacaCGACAATGACACACcagacggagggagtaatattttttaattttttcactatCTGACACATCGACTATCTTGTCCTACGTGGACAATGACGTGTGACTTAAGTGTTTGTTGACGTGGCAGTATGATTTCTCATTTTTGCTATAAAATGCACTCCATttcacctttctttttcatcttaaacaaaacatatattcataaaatctctgaaaatttaaaaaaaataaaatggtgaGTTTTAATTGGGTTTTTTCGAGCTTTGTGATGCTGTTTATGGTGGGTTTGGTTAGCTCTGCAAAATTTGAGGAGCTTTATCAACCCAGTTGGGCTTTTGACCATTTGACAACTGAAGGAGAGATTCTTAGAATGAAATTGGATCATCTTTCTGGTACTTTCTTTGAGTTTTTCTTAATGGTGTATTGTTGATTACTTAAAGATATTTTTGGTTGCTTTGcttatttgtgaaattttagGTACTGGGTTTCAATCTAAGAGCAAATATATGTTTGGGAAAGTTACTGTTCAGATTAAGCTTGTTGAAGGTGACTCTGCTGGAACTGTCACTGCATTCTATGTAAGTCTAAAACTAATTTctttaatgtatatttttaagaatatagTACCAGTTtttatcttgaatttttgaaaCGAGAACATTGATTTTGGGAATGATTTTTCTTTGGGTTGCTACAACAACACTTATTTAGGGGTAGAATGAAATTTCTAATGGCAGACAAATGTTAGTAGTGTGTCATTATGATTATATCAGATTTTTTTCAGTACATGCATTGGCTTATAATTTTAAGATCTGTGAACCATGTTAAATTGTGATAAATCAAGCATTTAAttcgttttttttcttctaatagattgagtttaatgatgaaaatcatcTGTTGTTGTTGAAGCTGATTTTATGTATAATCTAATGGACTCTGTTCTTACTTGTGTTTAAATTGCAGATGTCATCAGATGGACCAACCCAcaatgagtttgattttgaatttttaggcAATACAACTGGTGAACCATATACAGTACAAACAAATGTGTATGTCAATGGTGTTGGTAACAGAGAACAGAGATTGAAGCTTTGGTTCGACCCATCGAAGGATTTTCACTCTTATTCCATCATGTGGAATCAACGTCAAGTTGTGTACGTATCTAATTTTTGAAACTTTCATTTCAagttcttgaatattttttccttttagtaacttattttcttaaatttgttgtAAACAGATTCTTGGTAGATGAAACCCCTGTTCGAGTGCATTCGAATTTGGAGCATAGAGGAATCCCATACCCCAAGGATCAACCAATGGGTGTGTATAGTTCGATTTGGAATGCAGATGATTGGGCTACACAAGGCGGGCTCGTTAAGACTGATTGGTCACACGCGCCCTTCGTAGCATCCTATAAGGGATTTGAGATTAACGGTTGTGAGTGCCCGGCAACTGTTGCAGCTGCTGAGAATACTCGGCGTTGCAGCAGTAATGGGCAGAAGAAGTACTGGTGGGATGAACCTGTTATGTCCGAGTTGAATTTGCACCAGAGTCACCAGCTGATATGGGTCAGGGCGAACCATATGGTTTACGATTATTGCACGGATAGCGCTAGGTTCCCTGTTGCCCCTGTTGAGTGCCAGCACCACCAGCACAAGACGAATCATAACTAGGTGTGGAGGAAAATTGGAGTTCAGTCTTGCATTGTATAAAAAGATttagataaaaaagaaaaaaatgacatgAACTCCATGTTACATATTTTTTGTGCCACTAGTATGTAAAAATTTTCATTGTCTCTTTGTTTTAATGTTTATGTTAGTTTAATGAAGTATTTTCATTTGCATTTTTCTCTTGGTCAAATTTTACttgaagatatttttattattattgaacaaGAATGAAATCAACTTAATTGTCAACGTTTGATCATATGAGAAATTGAATCAAATAATGATTatagataataaatttaaatcaaaattgtgGGGGTGTACGGAAACATGaccaaaaaaatgtatttatgtgGACAAAATTAAGATTATGAGGCAATTTTGCACATTTCCATGTGATAATTGTGCATGAttttgtagaattttttttcttcgttGGACCCGCTAAGA
Proteins encoded in this window:
- the XTH16 gene encoding xyloglucan endotransglycosylase/hydrolase 16 precursor produces the protein MVSFNWVFSSFVMLFMVGLVSSAKFEELYQPSWAFDHLTTEGEILRMKLDHLSGTGFQSKSKYMFGKVTVQIKLVEGDSAGTVTAFYMSSDGPTHNEFDFEFLGNTTGEPYTVQTNVYVNGVGNREQRLKLWFDPSKDFHSYSIMWNQRQVVFLVDETPVRVHSNLEHRGIPYPKDQPMGVYSSIWNADDWATQGGLVKTDWSHAPFVASYKGFEINGCECPATVAAAENTRRCSSNGQKKYWWDEPVMSELNLHQSHQLIWVRANHMVYDYCTDSARFPVAPVECQHHQHKTNHN